The Microbacterium phyllosphaerae region AGCCGCGTGCCTCGATGCCTGCGACGACGTCGAACTGGCCCGCGAACGGCGCGATGATCGCCTCAGTGGTGGCCTGGAGGGCCTCGGCGTCGGCGAGCAGCGGGGTGATGTCGCGGAAGATGATCCCCGCCTCGGGGTAGTCCGGGATGCTGCGGATCAGCGATTCGGCGCGGACGAGGGCGGGGGAGAGTTCGGTGTCGGGCACCGGTCAAGGGTACGCCACCGGTGGGGCTTGACTTTCGTGGGAGCGCTCCCATAGAGTCACTCTTCAGTGCATGGGAGCGCTCCCACGAGCATCCCTGCATCCCCCGAAAGCACCAGCACCACCGCACGACCCACCACAAAGGAGTGAACTGTGAACACACGTGCCCGCACCCGGATCCTCACGGCAGCAGCCGCGGCATCCGTCTCCGTCCTGGCCCTCGCCGGCTGCGCCTCCACCGGCGCGGACGGCGGCGACGGCGCCGCCGGCGACGAGGACGTCACGCTGACCGTCACGACCTTCGGAACCTTCGGTTACGAAGACCTCTACGACGAATACGAGAAGGCGCACCCGAACGTCACGATCGAGGCGACCAACATCGACACCGGCGGCAACGCCCGCACCGACGCCTTCACGAAGATCGCCGCAGGCTCGGGCCTGAGCGACGTCGTCGCGATCGAAGAGGGCTGGCTCGGAGCCATCATGGACGTCTCCGACACCTTCGTCGACCTGCGCGACTACGGCATCGAAGACCGCAAGGGCGACTGGGTCGACTGGAAGTACGGCCAGGCGACGGATGCCGACGGCCGCGTGATCGGCTACGGCACCGACATCGGCCCGAGCGGCATCTGCTACAACGGCGCAGCCTTCGAGGCTGCGGGGCTGCCCAGCGACCGCGAGTCGGTCGCCGAACTCCTCAACGGCGACTGGGAGAACTACTTCACCGTCGGCGCCGAGTACACCGAGAAGACCGGCAAGGCCTGGTACGACCACTCCGGCTTCGTCTGGAACGCCATGGTCAACCAGCTCGACGAGGGCTACTACACCTCTGACGGCGAGCTGAACGTCGAGGACAACGCCGAGCTCAAGGAGCGCTTCGAACTGCTCGGAGCAGCCAC contains the following coding sequences:
- a CDS encoding ABC transporter substrate-binding protein; protein product: MNTRARTRILTAAAAASVSVLALAGCASTGADGGDGAAGDEDVTLTVTTFGTFGYEDLYDEYEKAHPNVTIEATNIDTGGNARTDAFTKIAAGSGLSDVVAIEEGWLGAIMDVSDTFVDLRDYGIEDRKGDWVDWKYGQATDADGRVIGYGTDIGPSGICYNGAAFEAAGLPSDRESVAELLNGDWENYFTVGAEYTEKTGKAWYDHSGFVWNAMVNQLDEGYYTSDGELNVEDNAELKERFELLGAATEGGQSAAQTAWDWNGGKSFVDGTFATFVCPGWMLGVVQGQVEAGGGDASTGWDFADVFPGGAANWGGAFLSIPESSQHKEAAAELADWLTQPEQQVKQSAAAGNFPSTIKAQETLSSEATPNAFFNDAPTGAILAERAKGVVAQFKGADDSVIQENVFGPALSGLDRGETDTQGAWDAAIKLLNELVD